A region from the Acipenser ruthenus chromosome 13, fAciRut3.2 maternal haplotype, whole genome shotgun sequence genome encodes:
- the LOC117418518 gene encoding integrator complex subunit 1 isoform X2 produces MNRPKPTAIRRPSSAAKTSGHAPPGDFIALGSKSQASEPKAPAVLLKPASTGLPADRKREATSALPSASGLSGLNKRPKLSSTPSLSALGRLADVAAADKRAISPSIKEPSVVPIEIPPALLLEEIEAAEGEGNDDQIEGVLCGAVKQLKMNRAKPDITLYLSLMFLAKIKPNVFATEGVIEALCSLLRRDASINFKAKGNNLVSVLACNLLMAAYEEDENWPEIFVKVYIEDSLGERIWVDSSHCKNFVDNIQTAFGTKMPPKSMLLQIDTGRSSGELSAGSSPHPSNPDEDDNQAELLIAEEKLSPQDEGQVMPRYEELAESVEDYVLDVLRDQLNRRQPMDNVSRNLLRLLTATCGYKDVRQMTVQRLEMWLQNPKLTRPAQDLLMSLCMNCNTHGAEDMEVASSLIKIRLKPKVLLNHYMLCVRELLNAHRDNLGTMVKFLIFNELSNARNPNNMQVLYTVLQHSPEQAPKFLAMVFQDLLTNKDDYLRASRALLREIIKQTKHEINFQSFCLGLMQERKEPTYVDLEFKERFVSQITDLLTVSMMLGITAQVKEAGIAWDKGEKKNLEVLRAFQNQIAAIQRDTVWWLHTVVPTISKVGAKDYVHCLHKLLFTEQPETYYKWDNWPPESDRNFFLRLCSEVPLLEDTLMRILVIGLSRDLPLGPADAMELADHLVKRAAAVQSDGIRDLDVLRVERIQLIDAVLNLCTYHHPENIQLPPGYQPPNLAISTLYWKAWLLLLVVAAFNPQNIGLAAWDGYPTLKMLMEMVMTNNYSYPPCTVADEETKTEMINRELQVSQREKQEILAFESHLAAASTKQMITESNSLLLSQLTSLDPQGPPRRPPPQVQEQVKSLNQSLRLGHLLCRSRSPDFLLNIIQRQASSQSMPWLADLVQSSEGSLDVLPVQCLCEFLLHDAADDPCSVEEDEEGESKEQRVKKRQRLQKQRQLLGRLQDLLLGPKADEQTTCEVLDYFLRRLSSSQVASRVLAMKGLSLVLTEGGLRDGEEREQPMEEESGDAELLPGYQWLLQDLPKLPLFDSVRGMTSVALQQAIHMETDPQTISAYLIYLSQYAPVEEQGRHNDLALDVARLIVERSTIMSYLFSKHSYRPESEAVLSALGSIFSKYIRRMRKTKEGEDLYSWSESQDQVFLRWTTGETATMHILVVHAMVILLTLGPPKGESDFYSLLDIWFPEKKPLPTAFLVDTSEEALLLPDWLKLRMIRSEVSRLVDAALQDLEPQQLLLFVQSFGIPVSSMSKLLQYLDQAVSHDPESLEQNIMDKNYMAHLVEVQHERGATGGHTFHTLLSASLSSRRDSADLKGPKMSVEAPQGPVRIRAANQIPVIGPDDDLAGMILQLFPLNADPRWQSANPRQVCLSLQQALAQELARIRQGNALVTGIAVRLLQAIVALLNSPHSGALIMAMERNHVMSCPLMRQLYQYQRCVPQDMAFSSLFFKAVMQMLTWLENPAVEWGALRAQLKSFAAQYSLKHRLSDVRTGFLHLADALAYQHESEATVRTIISTLKSGERCNAEAELIGKVLQGLIEAKSSYLEEFLSVLLTIGMETVTKHPVTGPVAMVNTLLLHEGEEMSVKMEADAGSMEMANTVSSSGLLIDWLELLDPEVISVCPDLQQRLLFAWIKGKESMGAQAPSYRPYLLALLTHQSNWTTLHQCISILLSKQRELRLDPSSSLDFLWACIHIPRIWQGRDQKTPQKRTEEFVLCLKPPELICLVDLILSESEMNSRSPSQSKKTLDVASCSLIQSRLPLLHSCCHGDLESVKKVSEYLINCIKKWGDSVMSKRCQNLLLQIYLQVPEVIQHVTLPDTILSSEGAADGSICKLDVLVHRLITLLADTGDSKSAENRMSDANMACRKLAVAHPVLLLRHLPMIAALLHGRIHLNFQEFRQQSHLSFFTHVLAILELLHPLVFQSEHQRALQDSLLSFIQVLQNFRRYSRQLSPLISKFVQCIQKYLTHDAGAAVPFLQKHSDILQGLSSENPDMLQLKSLLTGLTLPLKSESADSAAEDREEEPSTGSLPLVNISASAPLTASDMTKCLRNIARGEALEDILEVLSEVDEKSKRSPEILPYFANDFQSLMNSPEEVCRNMAFSLALRCIQNNPCLAVDFLPTFMYCMGSGNFDVVQTALRNLPEYVLLCQEHADVLLHKAFLVGIYGQIDTSSIISEAMKVLHMEATT; encoded by the exons ATGAATCGCCCAAAACCGACTGCAATTAGGCGCCCAAGCAGTGCTGCTAAAACCTCCG ggCATGCTCCACCTGGAGATTTTATAGCACTGGGCTCTAAGAGCCAGGCCAGCGAGCCCAAAGCCCCAGCTGTTCTGCTCAAGCCAGCCTCGACTGGTTTACCTGCTGATAGGAAGAGGGAAGCCACATCAGCCCTTCCATCTGCCTCCGGGTTGTCGGGTCTCAACAAACGGCCCAAACTCTCCTCCACACCGTCACTGAGTGCCCTGGGGCGGCTGGCCGACGTCGCCGCAGCTGACAAGCGAGCCATCTCACCTTCTATAAAGGAACCCTCAGTTGTGCCAATTGAAA TCCCTCCTGCACTGCTGCTAGAAGAGATTGAGgctgctgagggtgaaggcaacgATGATCAGATTGAGGGTGTGCTTTGCGGGGCTGTGAAGCAGCTGAAAATGAACCGAGCAAAACCAGATATCACCTTGTACCTGAGCCTGATGTTCCTGGCTAAAATCAAACCCAACGTTTTTGCTACAGAAGGTGTCATTGAG GCTCTTTGTAGCTTGCTACGGCGCGATGCCTCTATAAACTTCAAAGCAAAGGGGAACAACCTTGTCTCTGTGCTGGCTTGCAATCTCCTCATGGCCGCCTACGAAGAGGATGAGAACTGGCCAGAAATATTTGTGAAG GTGTACATTGAGGACTCCCTGGGAGAGAGGATCTGGGTGGATAGTTCACACTGTAAAAACTTTGTTGACAACATCCAGACAGCTTTTGGCACCAAGATGCCCCCAAAGAGCATGCTGTTGCAGATAGATACAGGGCGTTCCAGCGGCGAACTCAGTGCAG GCAGCAGTCCCCACCCTTCCAATCCTGATGAGGATGATAATCAAGCAGAGCTCCTGATTGCTGAGGAGAAGCTGAGTCCTCAGGATGAGGGACAGGTCATGCCCAG ATATGAAGAATTGGCTGAGAGTGTGGAAGACTATGTCCTGGATGTCTTGCGGGACCAGTTAAACCGCCGGCAGCCCATGGACAACGTATCCCGGAATCTACTACGGCTACTGACGGCCACCTGTGGCTACAAGGATGTTCGGCAAATGACTGTGCAGCGACTGGAGATGTGGCTTCAGAACCCAAAG CTGACTCGTCCAGCCCAGGATCTGCTCATGTCTCTATGTATGAACTGCAACACTCACGGTGCTGAGGACATGGAGGTCGCCTCCAGTCTCATTAAAATCCGCCTGAAACCCAAAGTCTTGCTCAACCACTACATGCTCTGCGTCAG GGAGCTGCTGAATGCACACCGAGATAACCTGGGTACGATGGTGAAGTTTTTGATTTTTAATGAGCTGTCAAATGCCAGAAATCCAAATAACATGCAGGTCCTCTATACTGTTCTGCAGCACAGTCCTGAGCAAGCTCCAAAG TTCCTGGCAATGGTTTTTCAGGACCTGCTGACCAATAAGGATGATTACCTGCGTGCATCTCGAGCCCTGCTGAGGGAGATTATCAAACAGACGAAGCACGAGATCAATTTCCAGTCGTTCTGCTTGGGACTGATGCAGGAGAGAAAAGAACCTACGTATGTTGACTTGGAGTTTAAA GAGCGTTTTGTAAGCCAGATAACAGATCTGCTCACTGTGTCCATGATGTTGGGAATCACCGCTCAAGTAAAAGAGGCTGGGATTGCCTGGGACAAAGGAGAGAAAAAGA acttggAAGTGTTGCGTGCGTTTCAGAATCAGATCGCGGCCATCCAGCGGGATACAGTGTGGTGGCTGCACACTGTCGTCCCCACCATCAGCAAAGTGGGAGCCAAGGATTATGTCCACTG cctCCACAAACTCCTTTTCACTGAGCAGCCTGAGACCTATTATAAGTGGGATAACTGGCCCCCAGAGAGTGACCGAAA TTTCTTTCTTCGCCTCTGCTCTGAGGTCCCCCTGCTGGAGGATACGCTGATGCGCATCCTGGTGATCGGACTGTCACGTGACCTGCCACTAGGCCCTGCAGACGCCATGGAGCTGGCTGACCACCTGGTGAAGAGAGCGGCTGCTGTCCAGTCAGATGGTATCCGGG acctGGATGTTTTAAGGGTTGAAAGAATTCAACTGATTGATGCGGTTCTCAACTTGTGTACCTACCACCATCCTGAGAACATTCAGCTCCCCCCTGG GTACCAGCCACCAAACCTGGCTATATCCACACTGTACTGGAAAGCCTGGTTGCTGTTGCTGGTTGTGGCTGCCTTTAACCCACAGAATATAG GCTTGGCTGCATGGGATGGCTACCCCACTCTGAAAATGCTGATGGAGATGGTCATGACCAA TAACTACTCGTATCCTCCCTGTACCGTGGCGGATGAGGAGACCAAGACAGAGATGATAAACCGGGAGCTGCAGGTTTCCCAGAGGGAGAAGCAGGAGATCCTGGCTTTCGAGAGCCACCTGGCTGCAGCATCGACAAAGCAGATGATTACAGAGAGCAACAGCCTCCTACTGTCGCAGCTAACCAGCCTCGACCCACA GGGCCCTCCACGTAGGCCACCCCCTCAAGTCCAAGAACAAGTGAAGAGTTTAAACCAATCCCTGCGTCTCGGACACTTGCTGTGCCGCAGTCGTAGCCCTGACTTCCTTCTCAACATCATCCAGAGACAG GCCTCTTCACAGTCAATGCCCTGGTTAGCAGACCTTGTACAGTCGAGTGAAGGGTCCTTGGACGTGCTGCCCGTGCAGTGCCTTTGTGAATTCCTGCTACATGACGCTGCAGATGACCCATGTTCGgttgaggaagatgaggaaggAGAGAGCAAGGAGCAGAGAGTTAAAAAGCGACAG agACTGCAAAAACAAAGGCAGCTTCTTGGGCGCCTACAGGATCTGCTCTTGGGTCCCAAAGCAGATGAACAGACTACATGTGAGGTGCTGGACTACTTCCTACGGCGGCTCAGTTCATCTCAGGTTGCATCAAGGGTTCTTGCCATGAAG GGCTTGTCGCTGGTCCTGACGGAGGGCGGGCTGCGTGATGGTGAGGAGCGGGAACAGCCCATGGAGGAAGAATCTGGGGATGCTGAGCTGCTTCCTGGCTATCAGTGGCTGCTGCAGGATCTGCCCAAACTGCCTTTATTTGATAGTGTTCGAGGCATGACGTCAGTCGCATTGCAACAG GCTATCCACATGGAGACAGACCCACAGACCATCAGTGCATACCTGATCTACCTATCCCAGTACGCACCAGTGGAGGAGCAAGGCCGTCATAATGATCTTGCTTTG GATGTTGCACGGCTGATTGTGGAGCGATCCACCATCATGTCCTACCTCTTTTCCAAGCACTCCTACAGGCCAGAGTCAGAAGCTGTGCTCTCAGCACTTGGCTCTATCTTTTCCAAATACATCAGGAGGATGAGGAAAACCAAAGAGGGGGAGGATTTGTACAGCTGG TCCGAGTCTCAGGACCAGGTTTTCCTGCGTTGGACGACTGGTGAGACTGCGACCATGCACATCCTGGTCGTCCACGCCATGGTCATTTTGCTGACCTTGGGGCCCCCAAAAG GTGAGAGTGATTTCTACAGCCTGTTGGATATCTGGTTCCCAGAAAAGAAGCCCCTCCCTACTGCCTTCCTTGTGGACACCTCAGAGGAGGCTCTGCTGCTTCCTGATTGGCTTAAACTCAGAATGATCCGGTCAGAAGTCTCTCGATTGGTGGATGCAG CATTACAGGACCTTGAgccccagcagttgctgctgtTTGTGCAGTCGTTTGGTATCCCTGTATCCAGTATGAGCAAGCTGTTGCAATACCTGGACCAGGCTGTGTCCCATGACCCTGAGTCACTTGAACAGAACATCATGGATAAGA ACTACATGGCTCATCTTGTTGAGGTTCAGCATGAGAGAGGAGCAACTGGTGGGCACACTTTCCACACTCTGCTCAGTGCTTCCCTCTCCTCCCGCAGAG ACAGCGCTGACCTGAAAGGACCTAAAATGAGTGTGGAGGCCCCTCAGGGGCCGGTACGGATCCGAGCGGCCAATCAGATTCCAGTAATTGGACCCGATGATGACCTGGCTGGAATGATTCTTCAG CTGTTTCCCCTGAACGCTGACCCACGGTGGCAGAGCGCCAACCCTCGGCAGGTATGTCTTTCTCTGCAGCAGGCGCTGGCCCAGGAGCTGGCCCGTATCCGTCAGGGGAATGCCCTGGTGACAGGCATCGCAGTGCGGCTACTCCAGGCCATCGTGGCGCTGCTGAACTCTCCACATAGCGGGGCTCTCATCATGGCCATGGAACGGAACCACGTCATGTCCTGCCCCCTGATGCGCCAGCTCTACCAGTACCAG CGCTGTGTTCCCCAGGACATGGCTTTCTCCTCCCTGTTCTTCAAGGCAGTCATGCAGATGCTCACCTGGTTGGAGAATCCTGCAGTGGAGTGGGGTGCCCTGCGAGCTCAGCTCAAATCATTCGCTGCTCAGTACTCTCTCAAACACCGACTCAGTGATG TCCGAACAGGATTCCTTCATCTGGCCGATGCTCTTGCCTATCAACATGAATCTGAAGCCACTGTGCGTACAATTATTTCAACACTGAAATCTGGAGAGAGGTGCAATGCAGAGGCAGAGCTGATCGGCAAAG TGCTCCAGGGCTTGATTGAGGCAAAGTCCTCATACCTGGAGGAGTTCCTGTCCGTGCTGCTGACCATTGGCATGGAAACAGTTACCAAGCACCCAGTTACAGGTCCCGTCGCCATGGTGAACACGCTACTTCTCCATGAAGGTGAAGAGATGTCCGTCAAGATGGAAGCAGATGCAGGAAG catggaAATGGCCAATACAGTGTCCTCCTCTGGGCTGCTGATTGATTGGCTGGAACTGCTTGATCCTGAGGTTATCTCAGTCTGTCCAGACCTGCAACAGAGGCTACTGTTTGCCTGGATAAAG GGTAAAGAGAGCATGGGGGCACAGGCACCCTCTTACAGGCCATATTTGTTGGCTTTACTGACGCACCAATCGAACTGGACCACCTTGCATCAGTGCATCAGTATTCTGCTCAGCAAGCAAAGAGAACTCAG ACTTGACCCCTCATCCTCACTGGATTTCCTCTGGGCGTGCATTCACATTCCCCGCATCTGGCAGGGGCGTGACCAGAAGACTCCACAG aagAGGACAGAGGAGTTTGTTTTGTGCTTGAAGCCCCCTGAGTTGATCTGCCTGGTTGACCTGATTCTCTCAGAGTCTGAAATGAACAGCCGTAGCCCCTCACAAAGCAAGAAGACACTGGACGTGGCGTCCTGCTCGCTTATCCAATCACGACTGCCCTTACTGCACAGCTGTTGCCACGGAGACCTAGAGAGTGTCAAGAAAGTGTCAGAGTATCTCATTAACTGCATCAAGAAGTGGGGAGACAG CGTGATGAGTAAACGTTGCCAGAACCTCCTGCTACAGATCTACCTGCAGGTTCCGGAAGTGATCCAACACGTGACACTGCCAGACACCATCCTCAGCAGTGAGGGAGCAGCAGATGGCAGCATCTGTAAG CTGGATGTCCTAGTGCACCGTTTGATCACCTTGCTGGCTGACACAGGAGACTCCAAGTCAGCAGAGAACCGCATGTCTGATGCTAACATGGCTTGCAGGAAGCTAGCTGTGGCACACCCAGTGCTTCTGCTCAG acaCCTGCCTATGATCGCAGCTTTGCTCCATGGTCGTATCCACTTGAACTTCCAGGAATTCCGGCAGCAGAGCCACCTTTCATTCTTTACTCACGTCCTGGCCATTCTGGAGCTGTTGCATCCACTTGTGTTCCAGAGTGAACACCAGAGGGCACTGCAGGACTCTCTCCTGTCTTTCATACAGGTCCTACAG AACTTTAGGAGGTATTCCAGACAGCTTTCTCCCCTCATCAGTAAATTTGTCCAGTGCATTCAGAAATATTTAACGCATGATGCTGGGGCTGCAGTTCCATTCCTTCAGAAGCACTCGGACATCCTGCA GGGTCTCTCCTCTGAAAACCCTGACATGCTGCAGTTAAAATCTCTCCTGACTGGCCTGACACTCCCATTGAAGAGTGAATCAGCAGACAGTGCTGCGGAGGACCGAGAGG AGGAGCCATCTACTGGGTCCCTCCCACTGGTCAACATTTCAGCTTCTGCACCCTTGACTGCATCGGACATGACAAAATGCCTGAGAAATATAGCCAGAGGAGAGGCATTGGAAG ACATTTTGGAGGTTCTAAGTGAAGTAGATGAGAAATCTAAAAGAAGTCCGGAAATTCTACCTTACTTCGCT AATGATTTTCAGAGCCTGATGAATTCCCCTGAGGAGGTGTGCCGTAATATGGCTTTCAGCCTGGCGCTACGCTGCATTCAGAACAACCCTTG CTTGGCTGTTGATTTCTTGCCGACATTCATGTACTGCATGGGCAGCGGAAACTTCGATGTTGTGCAGACGGCTCTGAGGAACCTTCCAGAATATGTGCTGCTCTGTCAAG AGCATGCTGATGTCCTGTTACACAAAGCATTCCTGGTGGGGATATATGGTCAGATCGACACCAGCTCCATCATCTCAGAAGCCATGAAGGTCCTTCATATGGAGGCAACAACCTAA